The Pseudoalteromonas translucida KMM 520 genome segment AAAATTTGAATTGCATCTAGCGCCATTTTAGTTGCCAGCTCTGCTGCATATAAAATAGCACCGGCAGCATCTTTACGGGTGGTTTCACCGCGATCACACGAGCGAGCCACTGTATATACATACGAGCGCGCGGCGTTCATTTGCGTATACATGTCGGCTACTTTGCCTTGAATTAACTGAAACTGACCAATAGGTGTATCAAACTGTTTACGCTCATGAATATAAGGTACAACAATATCCATACACGCTTGCATAATACCCAGTGGGCCTGCTGCAAGCACTACGCGCTCGTAGTCTAGGCCGCTCATTAATACCTTAACGCCTTCGTTTAAGTTACCTAAAATATTTTCTTCGGGTACTTCGCAGTTTTCAAATACCAGTTCACACGTATTTGAGCCTCGCATACCAAGTTTGTCGAGCTTTTGTGCGGTTGAAAAACCAGGAAAGTCGCTCTCTACAATAAATGCAGTAATACCTTTTGCGCCGGCTGTTAAATCGGTTTTAGCGTAAATAACTAAAGTATGCGCATCTGGACCATTGGTGATCCACATTTTATTACCGTTTAAAATGTACTTATCGCCTTTTTTCTCGGCTTTAAGCTTCATTGAAACTACGTCAGACCCCGCATTTGGCTCGCTCATAGCAAGGGCACCAATGTGCTCACCGCTAATAAGCTTAGGCAAGTATTTTTCTTTTTGGGCTTGCGTGCCATTACGGTTAATTTGGTTTACACACAGGTTTGAATGCGCACCATAGCTTAGGCCAATAGAAGCACTTGCACGGCTAATTTCTTCCATGGCAATAACATGCTCTAAATAACCTAAACCAGCACCGCCAAATTCTTCAGCTACTGTCATTCCCAGTAAACCCATTTCGCCCATTTGTGGCCAAAGTTGATTTGGGAAAGCGTTATCAAGGTCAGTTTTTTCGGCTAGTGGGGCAATTTCTTGGCTGGCAAAGCTGTTTACATGTCCGCGGATCATATCGGCGGTTTCGCCAAGGCCAAAGTTCATTTCTTTATATAGTGAAATAGTGCTCATGATTCATTCCTGTGTGATTGATTAAGTTAATACCGCGTATTACTCATCTATTTTATTAAGTGTGTCGCGGCAACGGCGCTCGGCTGTTACCAATTCCATAAGAACAACTTTAATGTCGTCCATTTGTTGTGATAGGTCGGCTTTTTTCTCGCTAATAAGGTCCAGCATAGTTACCAGTTGCTTAGCACTTGATTTGTCGGCGTCGTAAAGTTCAAACAAACGTCCTGTTTCTGCCAGCGTAAAACCTAAGCGTTTACCACGTAAAATTAATTTTAAGCGTACTTTATCGCGTTTAGAGTAAATACGGGTTTGGCCATTTCTACTTGGCGTAACAAGCCCTTGGTCTTCATAAAAGCGGATAGAGCGGGTGGTAATGTCAAACTCCTTTGCGAGCTCGCTAATACTAAAAGTTTGTTCATTATTGGCAGGCACAGTGGCCGACGTTGCAAAGCTTGTTTGATTATCTGGTTTCATAATAGTGTTTTACCTCATTCGAAGAACCCCAATATAAGTGAAGTTTACGTAAAGGTAAAGCAAGATGTTTGTGTAATACTTTAGACTAATGAAAATGGCGAGTAAACTTTCATTAAAGTTAGGCTTTAAAGCCTGCGCAGGCGTTTTTACTGAAGTGTAATGAAACATAATACAAATAAGTTTACAGTTTTTACAGTCAACTAAAAGTTGATTTTAGATTTACGTTGGCGTAAACGTAAATATTATGTATGCTCGTAAACAGATTATAAATAAATTGTTTGGCTCAGCGCATTTAATTGCACGGTGCCAATTACTAAATGGAGCCTTTTTATGACTACTGAAGCCGTTGTTATTGTAGCAGCAAAACGCACCCCTATGGGTGGATTTATGGGCGCACTTAATGATGCGCAATCAACTGAGCTGGGGGCAACCGCTATTGCTAGTGCATTAGCAGAAACAGGCCTAAGCACAGATGCAATTGATGAAGTAATTATGGGCTGTGTATTACCCGCTGGTGTAGGCCAAGCGCCTGCTCGTCAAGCAATGTTAAAAGCAGGCCTAGCACTTAGCACTGGCGCTACCACTATAAATAAAGTGTGTGGCTCGGGCTTAAAAGCGGCAATGTTGGCACATGATCTAATTAAAGCGGGCTCTATTAATTCAGCAGTAGCTGGTGGCATGGAAAGTATGAGTAATGCACCGTACTTTATTCCTAAAGCACGTGGCGGCATGCGCATGGGACATGGCGAAATTAAAGATCACATGATGAGCGATGGCCTTGAAGATGCTTACGACAACAAAGCAATGGGTTGTTTTGCACAAGACACCGCCGATGAATACGGTATTGGCCGTGAACAAATGGATAACTTTGCACTAAGCTCGCTAACCAAAGCAAAAGCCGCAATTGAAAACGGCAGCTTTAATAACGAAGTTGCACCGCACACTATGCAAACACGCAAAGGCGACGTTACCGTTGCCATTGACGAGCAACCAGGTAACGCCCGCCCAGAAAAAATTCCGAGCCTACGTGCCGCATTTAAAAAAGACGGCACTATTACAGCCGCTAACTCATCGTCAATTTCAGACGGTGGCGCAGCACTTATTTTAATGAGCGAGTCAAAAGCTAAAGAGCAGGGCTTAACCCCGCTTTGTAAAATTGTAGCGCACAGCACGCATTCTCAAAAACCAAGCGAATTTACAGTAGCGCCAGTGGGCGCAATGAACAAGGTACTAGAAAAAGCCGGTTGGACTACAGACGATGTTGACCTGTGGGAAATTAACGAAGCGTTTGCCATGGTTACTATGCTTGCTATTAACGAGCTTAAACTAGATGAAAGCAAAGTAAACGTAAATGGCGGTGCTTGTGCATTGGGCCACCCAATTGGTGCAAGCGGCGCACGTATTTTAGTAACGCTTATTCATGCACTTAAAAATCGCGGTCTTAAAAAAGGCGTAGCGTCTTTATGTATTGGTGGCGGTGAAGCCGTTGCCATGGCAGTAGAAGCACTTTAATTTTTATCACAAAATAATAATCAATGCAGCGCTAATTATAATAATAAAGCTGCACTAACACTCTTATAAAACAGGATTTAATTATGCACCAAGTACCACTACTGATTAACGGCGAATTTATTCAATCAAGCTCAAAAGAACTTATTGACGTAATAAACCCAGCCAACCAAGAAGTGCTAGCTCAAGTAC includes the following:
- a CDS encoding isovaleryl-CoA dehydrogenase; translation: MSTISLYKEMNFGLGETADMIRGHVNSFASQEIAPLAEKTDLDNAFPNQLWPQMGEMGLLGMTVAEEFGGAGLGYLEHVIAMEEISRASASIGLSYGAHSNLCVNQINRNGTQAQKEKYLPKLISGEHIGALAMSEPNAGSDVVSMKLKAEKKGDKYILNGNKMWITNGPDAHTLVIYAKTDLTAGAKGITAFIVESDFPGFSTAQKLDKLGMRGSNTCELVFENCEVPEENILGNLNEGVKVLMSGLDYERVVLAAGPLGIMQACMDIVVPYIHERKQFDTPIGQFQLIQGKVADMYTQMNAARSYVYTVARSCDRGETTRKDAAGAILYAAELATKMALDAIQILGGNGYINEYATGRLLRDAKLYEIGAGTSEIRRMLIGRELFTESR
- a CDS encoding MerR family transcriptional regulator — its product is MKPDNQTSFATSATVPANNEQTFSISELAKEFDITTRSIRFYEDQGLVTPSRNGQTRIYSKRDKVRLKLILRGKRLGFTLAETGRLFELYDADKSSAKQLVTMLDLISEKKADLSQQMDDIKVVLMELVTAERRCRDTLNKIDE
- a CDS encoding thiolase family protein → MTTEAVVIVAAKRTPMGGFMGALNDAQSTELGATAIASALAETGLSTDAIDEVIMGCVLPAGVGQAPARQAMLKAGLALSTGATTINKVCGSGLKAAMLAHDLIKAGSINSAVAGGMESMSNAPYFIPKARGGMRMGHGEIKDHMMSDGLEDAYDNKAMGCFAQDTADEYGIGREQMDNFALSSLTKAKAAIENGSFNNEVAPHTMQTRKGDVTVAIDEQPGNARPEKIPSLRAAFKKDGTITAANSSSISDGGAALILMSESKAKEQGLTPLCKIVAHSTHSQKPSEFTVAPVGAMNKVLEKAGWTTDDVDLWEINEAFAMVTMLAINELKLDESKVNVNGGACALGHPIGASGARILVTLIHALKNRGLKKGVASLCIGGGEAVAMAVEAL